From the genome of Cryptococcus depauperatus CBS 7841 chromosome 1, complete sequence, one region includes:
- a CDS encoding fumarate hydratase, mitochondrial produces the protein MISTRTCIRLTISLTRTIPARAFSSTTLKMAEQKYRTEKDTFGDLQVPASRYWGAQTQRSLQNFDIGGPTERMPPPLIKAFGVLKKAAAVVNQTYGLPADIAQNIQDAADEVISGKLIDEFPLVVFQTGSGTQTNMNVNEVVSNRAIELMGGELGSKKPVHPNDHVNMSQSSNDTFPTAMHIAAVVEINEQLLPALKELHAALEAKREAFQDIIKIGRTHLQDATPLTLGQEFSGYVTQIEKGIGRVESTLKNLSYLAQGGTAVGTGLNTKKGFDEKVATEISRITGFHFETAPNKFEALAAHDAIVEASGALNTVAVSLMKIANDIRYLGSGPRCGLGELELPENEPGSSIMPGKVNPTQCEALTMVAAQVMGNNTTISVAGSYGQFELNVFKPVLIKNLLQSIRLLADGSRSFTKNCVVGIKANEDRIKKIMNESLMLATCLNSTLGYDDVAKIAKKAHKEGLTLKESTLALGKLTSEQFDQKVRPELMLAPTD, from the exons ATGATATCCACCCGTACTTGCATTAGGTTGACCATAAGC CTTACCCGCACTATTCCTGCGAgagctttctcttccactaCACTCAAAATGGCAGAGCAAAAGTACAGGACTGAAAAAGATACATTTGGAGACCTTCAAGTGCCTGCTAGTAGGTACTGGGGTGCCCAGACTCAGAGGTCTTTGCAAAATTTTGACATTG GCGGTCCTACCGAGCGAATGCCACCTCCTCTCATCAAGGCTTTTGGTGTTTTGAAGaaagctgctgctgttgttAACCAGACTTATGGACTGCCCGCCGACATTGCTCAAAATATTCAAGACGCTGCTGACGAAGTCATTTCTGGCAAGCTCATCGATGAATTCCCTCTTGTCGTGTTCCAGACTGGTTCTGGTACTCAAACTAACATGAATGTCAATGAAGTGGTTTCCAATAGGGCCATCGAGTTGATGGGCGGAGAGCTGGGTAGCAAGAAGCCTGTCCATCCCAATGATCACGTCAATATGTCTCAGTCGTCCAATGACAC TTTTCCTACGGCTATGCATATTGCTGCCGTCGTTGAGATTAATGAGCAGCTTCTCCCTGCCTTGAAAGAGCTTCATGCCGCTCTGGAAGCTAAACGCGAAGCATTTCAAGACATAATCAAGATCGGTCGAACTCACTTGCAGGATGCGACTCCCTTGACACTTGGACAAGAATTCAGTGGTTATGTCACGCAGATTGAGAAAGGTATCGGTAGAGTCGAGTCGACCTTGAAGAACTTGAGCTATTTGGCCCAGGGTGGAACTGCAGTTGGCACAGGTCTCAATACCAAGAAGGGTTTCGACGAAAAGGTAGCCACTGAAATTTCCAGGATTACCGGTTTCCACTTTGAAACTGCTCCAAACAAG TTTGAAGCTCTGGCCGCTCATGACGCAATTGTTGAGGCTTCAGGTGCTCTCAACACCGTCGCTGTCAGTCTGATGAAAATTGCCAATGACATAAGGTATCTTGGCTCCGGTCCTCGATGTGGTTTGGGCGAACTTGAATTACCCGAGAATGAGCCAGGATCCTCCATCATGCCCGGGAA GGTCAACCCCACCCAATGCGAAGCCCTCACTATGGTTGCAGCACAGGTCATGGGCAACAATACTACCATTTCTGTTGCCGGCTCTTACGGCCAGTTCGAActcaatgtcttcaagccCGTCCTCATCAAGAATCTCCTTCAGTCTATCCGATTACTCGCTGATGGTTCCAGGAGCTTCACCAAGAACTGTGTCGTTGGCATCAAGGCGAATGAGGATAGGATTAAGAAAATTATGAATGAAAGTTTGATGCTGGCTACTTGTTTGAACAGCACTCTTGGTTATGATG ATGTGGCCAAAATCGCCAAAAAAGCCCACAAGGAGGGCCTCACTCTAAAAGAGTCCACCCTTGCTCTCGGCAAATTAACTTCTGAGCAGTTTGACCAGAAAGTCAGGCCTGAAC TCATGTTGGCTCCCACTgattaa